The Dermacentor silvarum isolate Dsil-2018 chromosome 3, BIME_Dsil_1.4, whole genome shotgun sequence region AGGTGGCATATCCCATTTCTAGTGATGTGCCTTTTTGCGTTCAATTGAGCAGGAAACAACAGAAGACCCAAACAAGAAGTCGGCCAGCAgcaaacaataacaaaaaagatTGAAATGGTCATCTTTAAGGAATGCAAAGGAATAGAATACAATGAGGAGGGGATACAACTGCTGCATGGGATATGAATGCCAGCGATCATAGGACAGGCACTTTACGGGCGCTTCAGACATTGAGTGATGTGACAGGTATTTCTAACACATAGCTTTCCTGATGCTTGAATTTAGGCACACTATGTGTAGTAGCCAGGTGCGGCTTTCTTTCGGTGTCACTATATCTTTGAGAAGTCTTTTGTTTCCCATACTTATATTTATAAAGGCATTGGCAGACAAGTTGGCCAAACTTTCTGCTTGAAAATGCAGCAGTGGCCTATTCTTCAGAGGCTGATCATCGCTTTGCTGGTTCACAAACAATGTGATTCCTCCGCTATCCGTAAAATTGCGAATAATGATTGATGTGTAATTACCCTTTGAGTATTGCAGTCTTCCGAGCTTGTGCTGCAGAATACATTGTCAGGCATGGCGAGCCGCTTCTTGGTCATTCTGTAGATTTGATCACTGACGCTGGCTACAGAAATGTGGGGAAAAAAGAACGGGCCGCAGTACCAGAGAGGAATGAAAATCGAGAAGGTGTGCAGAATATAATGAACTGTATTCTTCCTCACAAAAGTGTCACAAAGCTCACTAGCAGGTTACACGCGCTTCTATTCGGCGAATTGCTGGCGACCACATTAGAAACACCCAACCTCACAATAGCGAGTAAGCACCCTACCACGCTGGTGTTTTAAATACACCTGTCAGAGTgaatctacgcgcaatttttgcaaAAAGCAGATGCACCCGCTTCAAAATTCAAATTTCTCCTGCCCTCCACGCCATCAGCCGCATGCAACGGCAAGTAAGCACCATACTACGCTGGTGTTTAGAAACGCCTCCGGCGTAGTGTCGTTTCTAACTGCAGATGGACATATTTAGCACGTAATGCCCTTAAAAGTTATCTTGTTTTGCACGCCGTTCAATTGATAATCTGCTAGTGTTTACACACAAAAACGATTGGCACAATTGGCGAAAAAACGATTGGCGGTACTGCAACTGATCGTGCAGACAAAGTCTTTATTCGCGTACCGCTTCCTGCACTGTATACGCCGTGAGCTACGGGATCTAGTGACCTATAAAGGCTACGCTACCAGAGAGTCGACGCTTTGAGAAACGCCTAACGTCTCCTCGCGCTGCAGGCCAGAGAGTGAGTAAGCCGTATCTCCGCCTTTCGTTGTCTAGTTATGTGAGAAGCACCTTCGGCTTTTATGACGCATTAAAATAGTCCCACTTCCTGTTCACATTCGCGGCGACATTGTGGAGCAGACAGCTAGGTTTACGAGTATTTTTGCTTCCGGGGCAGATGAACTCTTGATAGGAACAGTGGTAACGCGTCCTTTTCTGGTGGACGAACCGCACGTTCAGTTACATAAGGCTATAGGGACAGATGCAGAGATAACAGCTTTCCGCTCGCATTCGTCCGCGTCGCAAGAGTTATTTTTCATTTCTCGTCTTCATTGTTTGGCTAGAAACACCGTCTCCTCTTGCGATGCTCCCCTCGGATGCAGCCACAGCAACACGGTATATAAACTCGAAACCAGGAGACGTTCACCATTCCTCGCAGACCTGAGTGTTGTATCGTCAAGTATGAACACAATGGTAAGGCTTGGTAGAATTGAGCTGCGTTTCCCAATTTATACTTACATATTGAAAGTTCTACCTTCCTATTTACTACGTAGCTCTATTTCAAATAAGAATCAAGCAGTATTTGGCACTCGATTGGTATTAAATCTGGTAACTCACTCTTCCGCATTGTCTAATGTTCCTTACCGAACCAGCATAGGCGATAACACTTACTGAAGTCTCGGTGAGGAAGGACCGATGCAACCGTTAAGTCTACCAAATTATTTTATTATGAATGGCATTACATGCATGTATTAAATAGCGTAAATAAGCGCATTTTAGCATGTGTAATTTACGAAACCCTCTTATTTTACTAGATTTGTAAATGACAAACTATTCGGTACTTGTGTCGAAATTCAAAGGCCGCTTTTTTCACATATTTGCATTCGATTCGAATTCAGAATACTACTGTATCTATTCCTATCTCTCCTCGCATGGACTTCGTATTGAGCTCGGCGAAATACCGCGGGTTTGTCTAGTGAGGCGTCTGGCAAAGCACGTAGCAGCAGCCTCACTTTCGAATCAGTCTATATCGGTCAGCCGCTGACAATATCACTGACGACACTCGAATAGGGTGCCTCAGAGCCTAGGATGACCTCTGTGTAGATATTTCAGAAAAATGAGATTATAAAGAATACAAGACATTATCCTACCGTCGATATAATAACCCACCGACATGTATGCGGAAACTCATTTGTGTGCTTGTGCTTTTTTTTCGATGCCTTGTTTCCTAACTACACTGCCTGCACCATGCTAGTAATTTCAGAGATCATAGCACGCATGAGATACATTCACTGTTTCTAAATCTTGTTCTGCAGAGAAAGCTATCTGCCTTGCTCGCCGTACTCGCCATGTCCATGGTCTCCCCAGTAGTAGAAGCAGGGAAACTTGGCTACGGCGGCGCTGGTTACGGAGGCCTAGGATACGGTGGCCTAGGATACGGTGGCCTCGGCTACGGAGGTCTCGGGTACGGAGGTCTCGGCTACGGAGGTCTTGGTTATGGCGGCCTAGGTGGTGGCTTGGGCGGTGGCTTGGGCGGTGTCGGCGGCGGTGTAGGTGGTGTAGGCGTCGGCAGCAGTGTTGCTCTTCTTAGCGGCGGGCCTGCCTTTGCCAAGACCGTGGCCGGACCAGCGTTCGTGGTGAGGACGGTTCACCACGTCAACAAAGTCAGCGGTGGAGGAGCTCTTGTTGCCCACTCTGGTCTCGGAAGCGGATACGGCGGCGGCTACGGAGGCTACGGAGGTGGTTATGGTGGATACGGCGGCGGCTATGGAGGCTATGGAGGATACGGAAGTTACGGAGGCTATGGAGGTTACGGAGGTTACGGAGGTGGCTATGGTGGCTACAAAGGTGGTTACAAGGGCTAATTATTGAGTTCGTTTATTTACTGTTCGGAACTTTGCATACGAATGCAAAAGAAGAAATCACCTGCATAGATGTGTCCCCGCAACAACGACGATGCATTAACAGTCGTTCGAATCATTTGTCACTGGTGGTTTGAAGTGTGAGGTGTAAAGGCGGAGCTAGTTTACTTCACTGTAAGCCTTCACAGCTCAAAAACGCTGCGGAGGATTTAATATTCACTGGTGTTGAAGGAGGCGATAACTACGCACGAGAAATAGCTGTGATACATCAAGCAATGACATCACTTGACATTTTTCGATCACCTtctagaaaaacagaaaataaaagacgTTTTGCACCAGAACATCTTCTTGAGCCTTCCTTATAATTTGCAGCCCAACGTGGAGGTGGAGGTGCGGGGGTTTCGAGCAAAATGCCGAGCAGCATGAGGCATTGCTTCGTAGCGGCTATGGCCTTGGGCAACAATGGTTTACTCTGGATAAAAAGACAGGGCCCCAGTCGAAGGCGCCTCTGCGGCATAGGACTAAGCTGTTGGAGCCAAAGCAAACAAAGAGGCATCCGGCAAATTTATACGCAAGAAGCTGCCAAGAGTAAGCATCAAGGCCGTACACACAGAATAACATTTACAAAGCTATGCTATATGATTACGTGATGAAGCTCCGGGAGCCAATGGAAACACGAGATCTGTGTGGATCATATACAATACAGACTCCAAAAGTAAACATCATTGTCTTACGAAGATATGGCATACACATGTAATTACGACACGCATACCACAGCGGTGTCGAAGAAGCGCCGCTAACTGCTCATGGCGAATGACTATACCATTGCTGTCTTCATTTAAAATTTCACCCGAGTTGTTTATCGTCTGGGTACACAACTCAACATACCCGCAGCTGATAAATGATCCCCGAAGCACAACACTATAGCATGAAGCCTCTTTCCCGTCCGATGTCCCATTGGCAGTAGGTACAAACGTTCGCTAGAGCTTAGACCTGTCGACTTGTACATCAGCACGCGGCACAACAGAGGAATTCCCGCACTATTGTCATCGTGGTCAGTGCTTCTAAACCTTGCAGTGTTCACCTAGGGCTACTGATTGAACATGAATACCTTCCTCTGGCTTCACTTCGACTAACCCTCCCTGACTGTGCCTACTCAAGAGATCTCACATCTCATTGCTATGGTATTTCTTGTGACTTCGGTCTTGCCGTCGTCCCCGAAACTTTATTTCTGCGAACTGCCTAGACAAATGATGCAGCTTCAAGCACTCCGATAGCTAAGAAGTTCTGCGTACCCTACATTTGCGTGAAGTAGCTTACAATGTCGCACTTTTTGGTGTTATAAATATATTCTTGTTGCGAGCTGCAAGTGATATGATCTAGAACGTTGGCCACAATTTTGATACCGCTCGTTGTCAATCGCGTGCTTATACGCTTGACAATCTATTTTACAGCGTatgctgttatgggctcattccaatagccgcttcgggtcgcgatgatgatgcggccggcggccgccgcgtaaccgttattgccggaaacgcgaaaaaagtacccgattctcgccgggatcgagcccgtgcccgctgcgtgggagccggatactgtACCACatagccacgcaagcgcttgctatcaagccgcggaaaataccctaaggcaaacgtagggagagacgactcgagcctccaccagtatggtggcgccatctaggtaagatgcctgcaaacgcagcgtccgcagacGCAGATGACGATATGCGATTCACACGAGGCGCGCAAtgaacgcgctcccgagctgccgagcgtccgtcagtatggtggcgccatctagttaaggtgcctgcaaacgtggcgcgcccgacatgtaagttgtagttctaaggcttgatcaggctccgcagactgctgtgcagagagcaatacaagccgcagctcgccgtcgacgccgggcggacagttcagatcgttctcgtcaaaacgaggcaaacagtcagccgcgaagaccctgttgtgcatggttccctaaattggagctactcttgaaccGCTCCACCAGGTTACGCTGtcactgtgctgtgtgtgccgcgcaggcctgtgacttttttatatCGGTACAATGACCTCAGATTGAACggacatgttggaatctatgcaAACCTAAAGCATTCGTGATGCGGTTAGGAAAAGGCTATAAAACTGTATGTCGCATTTTGCAACATAATGATTACTGAGCCTAGCTTAGCATGACAACTGTCCAGTTTACTAtcgcactacctccgggatcgtcCCCACTTCTTGCGGCGCATTGTAGGTGACTCGACAATGGCGCATACTGGCGTCCATCATGTGTGTTCTTCCAAATTCTCTTTTAGTAAAGTGACAACTTTGTGACTGGTATCTCTACAAACTAGTGATTTCTTGCTCAGCGCGACGCGCTCGTATACCTCAACATACATCGACTTACGATTTAGATACCTCCGAATACGTTAAAATCAACCTAAAACGCCCTAAATAAATGCGGGATCAAAGTTGTTTCATCCTGCACACCAgtccaatgctctaaccattaagcCATGATCGCCAGCATGCTTCTCTGGCGCAAACGTCCCCCTTTTAACGCCCGGTGCATGCGTCACGTGCCAGGTTTTCATATTCTCtcctcgtgacagctagcgcttAGGGACGTTGTGATTGAGAATGCAGTGCCTTCAgaatcgggccacatttttcgTCTAACAGATAACCTGCAAAGTGGGTGAAATCAGCCTATACTGctatgaaataaaaaaatgtcacagtttcgccctaagggcgaagtaatgaatgcgatagcaacacagcaatgtcatacgaagtaaggtgagcggctttcgtagcaatatgaattgtagtaaacatgagctgattaagtaagcaggtgtgctgcggcgtaagtagaccgacatgaagagagactcgatgaccacgcgaaggcgcgtgtgaaacggtggtgttgatgagaagcgcttcccgtgggcagcacgtgcgaagggacacacctgtagcgctgcactgccgatccgggcagcattgcatgtgtagcgcgcgttggaaaatgtggcccgactattactaactgaatggacaagcgtggtgtgagcgcgcacaaacaaacatgaatagatcacactgaatgactgcagacgactatcaaaacgctggcagcaagcgcatacgccgcagcgggccaaggtacgtgcggtctatcgcttcaacggaaactgagcggcgaatgcacggcgcggGAAGAGAACAGAGGTGAACGGGGGTGGGTGCAGCACATAAAAACGGTGGCAATACCCTTTTCCCGGCATCGATTGAGGTCTATAGGTGCAGCTCTGCGCCCCTCCCCAGCCACGACAGCTCTCCAAGTCTGATGACACGGCTCGGCCAGGCGTCACCAGTGAAGATCACGGAAAGAGCGGTGTACATCGAGAACATTTATGTCTTATCACTCAAGAACCCGGGTCGACTTGGCTTCCACATCACTTGGTCCGGCGGAAGGAGTTTGAGCAACGAAATCCTTCCGACTACGAACGACTGCGAACCGGACCACGTTACCATTAGCAACGAGCACCTTGGAGAATGACAAAGTGTGAGGTTATTCCATTGGGACAATTTTCACGGGGGAGATATGAGTGTACGACTTATAATAATGTGAAGGGTCTAGTATTCGTTATTATGAAAAAGAACTACTCCATTGTATTAGTGCTCTTTAGATGCCACAAATGCTTGCATGAAGTACATAGTAAAAGTAGATTATAAAATACATTTCAGTTTCTCCGTATTTGTTGGTCAGATTTCATAGTGTTTGCGTTGCTTTTTACCAGTTTTAGCTTGTGTTGCTTTGAGTGACGCAATGACGTTTTTTTATAGACAAGAAAAAAGTCACTAACGGATACGATACCCCCTGATGAAAATTTttagcgcagctgtatacgtgtttttatttcacgatatattgagTCAAATAACTTGAGGGAGATATCTATGCGGTATATTAATACAAAGAAtgtgagaccgaaatcaccgcaccgaccgGCAGTGGACTAGTACCGTCAGCGCGTTCGCAGAGGTAGgtgcagtatgggaacgctggcactATGAGCCGCATCGCAGCCAGTTGTAGTGGCGTTTAGATGAATGCGACCACTGGCGCATCACATCGCGTCACATCAGTTTTCTAGCGCGTCGCATCCTAATAAACGTGgttaatgcgctaggaaagcgcgtcacGTTAATGCGCCAGACAGGGGGCGACTTTTAGAGTGCACGCTAACGCGACCGCATTGCATTAGAAATTCTGGGAGAGGTATTTGCTGCGGATCTGCTGCACTCGCCGAGCTTCGGGACAGCAAGACTGTTGTTAAAATGGCGATCCCGAAGGCGACGCCAGAAGCGCTGCTTTGGCTGCGATGTGCGCCATCGTGTGCCGCCGCCATCGCACAAGGggtaatgcgctacatgtaaacgctgaCGAATGCGCGAGCAATGGCGGGAGCGCGTTCACGCGGTTAGGCTGAGGGATGCCGGCGCTTAAGCCAGGAACGGGCGCATGAGAGCTGCGCTCAAAGAAACTGACAATCAAGCCTTCACGATCGAGTTCGCGGcaccattgctcaaacgcagcctgctcctccaaggaacgcaccctgcgcggccttcccatccgagCCCCGAAACTGATCTGTGGCgaagggaagcccggcggagctcGCGCAAaacccctttccttccctttccctcccttCGTGATACAGCGCCAGCGCAGCTTCCTCcacacctgctctactctgggagcggaGCTAAAAAGTAGCCCCATTTTGAGCTGCACATGAtttgtttctttccttctctctctccttcctttttcattccttcctttatttctttgtttccttctttctttcgttctttctcgtTCCTGGCTCCTACGCACGTATCCCTGGCTCGATCATAcacgcatatccaatgcgggtatgcgccacacatgattttattaccgttaatcgtgacgtaacgaCGAGCATGTGAAGTTATTGATTTCGTGACCTATCAGTCGCGTTactcatacattcgtacccttccatgcccgTTACTCATATATTCTTACTGTTTCATGCGAATTTTGAGATACACCAAGTGAATGATAGGCGATGTTTCGACAGGTTTTCGGTAGGGTTTTAGCGTGTCACCaacaccaccgccgccgacacttgtgaggcaaaaCAAGCTACGCTTGAAAGAAAAAGCCACATTTGGGGGATCTCTTTTTCATTCGTTGGTGGTCCTCTCCGGTGGTCCTCTCGTGTAGTGCTACCACTCTAGGTTTTAGACATTCGTATTTCAGTGAACTTGCGAAGGCCGTTTTAATTTTCCTGAGTGACACAGGAAGGATcacattctattttttttttcgtctcgcGTATACTGACTCTTTTTTACATTTGGAGCTCTACTTCTGAAACCTATTTTTGATGCCTCCTACTGCCCCATTCATGACCGACGCACCAGAGTGGGTTGAACCATGACAAAGAGAGAGAAGCAACAATAAAAATTCAATTTTGGCGTTTTACATGACAAAACCACAATCttattatgaagcatgccgtagtaGTTGGGCACTCCGGGTTATTTAAactccctggggttctttaacgtgcacccaaggcaGGGTATGTGGGCGTGTTTTtggaatttcgcccccatctaaatgtaGCTGCCATGTGCTGGAATTGaccgcgcgacctcgtgcttagctgcgTATCACCAAAGCTTTACCAAGCAAACATGCCGGGTGAAGCAGCATACCAAAATAATCATGATGCGTTATTGGTATAGCTTGCTCCGCTAGTAATGGCGCTTGCACTCCCTAGCAATTGCCTACAAGAGTGCGAAAGGATAAGGAATGGCATGGAACCGTTTCATAGAAGGCGACAATAAAGTGTCACTGTCGCCATAATGAAAAATGCTAATTTTTAATGCACTCATACCTGATGAAGCGAATCTATGTTAACACATAAAAAAAGTTTTCTCAGGAAAGTGATAGATTTATTTACAATAGAACCAGAAATATTCAGGACTCATTTATTATTTCAGGGAATTATCGCTGTAGCCTTCTTGTGACATAAAGGTCGTTGTAAATAACCCTGCAGATGTTCCTGTGGGTTCCGGCTGCACGCCAAATTTTCCCAAAGGAAAACTACTTGAGGAGAACATCTTGCGGGCCTGCTGACGCTTGCACTTTCCCCGTGTTTGCTTTTTTGTCTTGACCATTTTCACGTCTGGGGCAATTATTATCattccaaaaaaagaaagattaaccGCAGAAACTAAATGCGTGTAGTTGTCACAACTATACTTATATTTATTTTGTTCCGTGTGCGGCAAACAAACGGTAAGTTAGAAAGAAATGTTCGAAAGGAAGTTCCGTTGGTAACTGCTAGTATGGTGTTGAGTAGACGATGGTAGACCACACCtacgaaaagaaaaacgaaatgaAAGGTTACAATATGACCGAACATTTCGTGCAAAACTTCGAACTGGCGTATAGGACACTTTTCGTTGCTTCCGTtctcccagcgtagggtagccaaccagacgcatatCTGATTAACATCCCTACCTTCAGCCTTTTATTGCTGAGCACTCCTACTCAAGTTAAGAGTGCAAGCACGGAATCGACATGTGTCGTGCTAacagtgtgtgtgtttttttcctGTATACatctgctggtatctctactgaatcaaacggcttttcataatctatgaaagccatatagagaggttgattgtactccgcagatgtttcgattacctgattgatgacatataTATGATCCTTCGTAAAAAATTCCTtcctattggaaattatcttggtgaatattttatacaatactgaaagcaagctaacgagtctataattcttcaattctttaacgtttcccttcttatggattagtataattctggcgttcttccagctctctggcacagttgaagttgtgaggcattgcgcaaAAAGGGcggcaagcatttcaagcatgatatcccctccatctttgattaaatagactGTTACTCCATCTACTCCGGTAGCTTTTCCATTGGTCATGTCTTGAAAGGCCCTTCTAGCTTCATCTCAAGTTATGGAAAGAGCCTGTGGATCCTGTTCATACctacttcgaataaaagtagcttggccgCTCTGGGCACTGTCGaagtcagtataaaattcttccgctgcttttactatgtcagcGAAATTGCTGaaaatattaccctgcttatctttcagtgcatacatcttgccttgtcctatgccaacttttcttctcactgatttcatgctgcatccatatttcactgcttcctcaatcttttccacgttttaATTTCGGATATCCTTTACTTTTTTCCTCGTTGATcattttgacagttcagcgaactcTATCTGACCTTTCGAGTTTGACACTTGCATGCTTTGCCatttcttcattaggtcctttgttccttgggagagcttacgtaCTGGTTGCCTTGGCGTCTTACcacccacttcaattgctgcttctgagatcaccctagttacagtttcattcattacctctattttgtcttcatcttcctgttctaaagctgcatatttgtttgcgtgCACCTGCCTGAATTCgtccttactgcgtctaggtgggcctgtttcttcttcactaattttattctttctcgcTTCACATTGAGagcaatcctagacctcactaacctatggtcattgtactttaccctacctaacacttctacatcccgcaccatgctgggatcggcagagaatatgaagtctatttcattccttgttcctccattagggcttttgcaggtccacttcctgttgctgcgcttcctgaagaaggtatttattattcggagcccatttctttccgcgaattctaccaacatctctcctctagcgttcatagaatcgatgccgtagttgccaattgcttgctcatgagcctgcttttccccactttttcattgaagtcgcccatgactacagtatagtGAATTTGCACCTTTCTCAGTGCTAATTCAGCATTTTCATgaaactgttcaatttcttcgtcatcgtgactggaggttgggtaTTGGCTTGTACTACAtgcattctatacctcctattacgctttattacgactgctaccctctcattaatgctgtagaattcatcaatgttgtccGCTATGTGCTTACGGATGAGAAATCCTACgctgaattctctcttatctggaagacctctgtagcagaggacatggccgttactcaacactgtataagcctcaccttTTCTTCTAACCACTCTAAGGCCAATACTATCTCAGGCAATCCCTGATAATTCCtaaaatagccctgctaagctagcctcactctagagggtgcgcgtgttgaatgttgccaggttcagattccagtggtggcctgtccgAACCCAGAGACTCTTAGCACctccgccttggtcaggtgctccgcagcggATGGAGATTCAGGGCCATGGTTTAATTGCAGGATTCATGAGGGAgttagtggccgaatactgcaccagggaggccaattcctgctcTGGTTCTCTAAATATATGAATTGTTTTATAGTTACCACGTCGCTTTTCTCTTCGCCACATTTAGGTGAACCCACATCATTTTCGGCAGCATGGCTCATCTTGACTCCGGTCGTTATCAAGGAGCATCGAAGTCTGCGTGGCCGGTCCACACGCGCCGACGCCGAGATGCGTAAAAGAAGTGCGTGAGCGCTACCCGTAGTACCGTTACGGGCTTTTTCGCCAATCCCTCACAGCGATTATGGGCCAGTATTGGGAAACAGGAACTCGTGCCCATAAAGGGGCAGCAAGGAGATAAACTCGGTCGCAAAAAAATACACAGTGCTCAGGGAATATCAGTATAAGGCAGTGAGGCATTCGAATAAACAGCTCTAAAGACGGGAGAAGCGAGCAGCAGTGtatacaaacacacacatatTGCTTCGCCACTGCTTTGCTGCCTTGGACACACAGTGTTTGCCTTTCGCGTGTTCTTTATTTTGCTTTGAGAAGTTTAAAGATGTTGCTGCACCAACTAGGTCAGATTCTGACATTAGTTAATGCAGGTCCATGCATGTTGAAAAGCTAGTTGTTCCCTCGCGGAACCAATACAATTACGTTCACTTCGCGGAGCCAATGCAATTACACTTAGCAAAAGACTGCACTAGTGCAGTGTTTCTTAAACTTGGTATTAATGCAAGAGCTGTCACATAGTGAGTGTTTGCTGCGCAAGGAAATCCTACACGTGAATCAATACAAGGAGTCTTGAGGGGTACTGGTTACTATGTTAGAGAAAAACAAAACAGGTCTTCTTGGTTTTGCATTCCAATGAATAATGTACGGCATCAGTTGCCGTGAATTTTTTCGCGATGAATGGGGATGTCCTTTAGTTTATTATTTATAACGTTTTAGTCACTGAACCTTCGATATCTTCTGTGTTTACCTATCATACTTTAGATAGTTTCAGATTTCAATCTACCTTCTGTGAGATACTATTGGCAGAATCTCCAGTTAAATTGGCATAAATATTGTACACGTTACTCGCTTGAAATGCAACCGGAAATATTAAGCTTGTAACAGCGTCAGTCGACAAAAATAAGACTAGTTGGCAAATAACAGCTTCTGTCTCCTAAtgtgtttgctctccgatccgACATAACTTTTGGAATATCTTAAGCTCCCATTGTTCGATATACAATTTATTTTTGCATTTATAAAGTTTAACGGCAATATGCCATGTAGGCCTACAAAATATGAGCCAGAGATTTTAAACATTCCAAAAGTAAATTTTGAGAAACATGCATATTTAAGTTTCCACGTTCACCAAAAGCGTTGAAAACACTACAGCAGAACGGTCACGatttcttactttcttttcaGTATTCCCGAAGGATCTTCATGAGGTTTCATTTGCTACTGAGTTGTTCATTGCTCCCCGTGGAGCAGCAGAACTGTGCTTTGCCAACCTTGTCTTTTTCGAGGTACGTTAGACAGATCTAAA contains the following coding sequences:
- the LOC119444378 gene encoding shematrin-like protein 2; amino-acid sequence: MSMVSPVVEAGKLGYGGAGYGGLGYGGLGYGGLGYGGLGYGGLGYGGLGYGGLGGGLGGGLGGVGGGVGGVGVGSSVALLSGGPAFAKTVAGPAFVVRTVHHVNKVSGGGALVAHSGLGSGYGGGYGGYGGGYGGYGGGYGGYGGYGSYGGYGGYGGYGGGYGGYKGGYKG